A part of Ptychodera flava strain L36383 chromosome 11, AS_Pfla_20210202, whole genome shotgun sequence genomic DNA contains:
- the LOC139143189 gene encoding uncharacterized protein encodes MMAQEALLPSNSLRTVNEIVQDTIEFSRSNSSDPVEVLRYYQKKVVTGRNIDVESERGISGDKSTNFIIVNRFKLLETSFDEINAIEDLRKTLEVEFYSEKAQDYGGPRKEFFVLVLRELKEKYFDNGLKEHMAEDYETVGKIMALSMLQNGKLPRFLNADIISQLLTDDPATPCIVHLRKGLDALGIYQLFRGIPTFHYLFQVNEASALTMRKLMHLLKPIFSEEGSNVRT; translated from the exons ATGATGGCT CAAGAAGCATTGCTCCCATCAAATTCCTTGCGCACAGTCAATGAAATTGTGCAGGATACCATTGAATTCAGTAGAAGTAATAGTAGTGATCCAGTAGAAGTCCTGCGCTATTACCAAAAGAAAGTGGTAACTGGCAGAAACATAGATGTAGAAAGTGAAAGAGGAATTAGCGGAGATAAGTCAACCAATTTTATTATTGTGAATCGATTCAAACTATTGGAAACATCATTTGACGAGATTAATGCTATCGAGGATCTGAGAAAAACGCTGGAAGTTGAGTTTTACAGTGAA AAAGCTCAAGATTATGGAGGCCCTCGAAAGGAGTTCTTTGTATTGGTTTTAAGGGAATTAAAGGAGAAGTATTTTGATAATGGGTTGAAGGAGCACATGGCAGAGGATTATGAAACTGTTGGCAAGATAATGG CATTGAGCATGTTACAAAATGGCAAGTTACCCAGGTTCTTGAATGCAGATATCATATCTCAGTTGTTGACTGATGATCCTGCCACACCTTGTATTGTCCATCTTAGGAAGGGACTTGATGCCTTGGGAATTTACCAG CTTTTCAGGGGAATACCAACATTTCACTATCTATTCCAAGTAAATGAAGCAAGTGCCTTAACTATGAGGAAACTCATGCACCTACTGAAACCAATATTTAGTGAGGAGGGTTCTAACGTGAGAACTTGA